The following are encoded together in the Cydia splendana unplaced genomic scaffold, ilCydSple1.2 scaffold_119_ctg1, whole genome shotgun sequence genome:
- the LOC134805482 gene encoding uncharacterized protein LOC134805482, with protein MGKRKRKDKNRHLKEKIRRLEDRLNRCSSSDSATDEEYNNYDGYYPEPYDYPHNPGNEDEVPLIPWSDSEHSIPDTTPKSVIMQPTPIADPALNAGVPSNVNETVSADPGITTETDTSQTLPSDILEALGDPKGKEEIYGPKIPDEISKRWGRVLVDGLVKDAKQKLPEKHLIPDNFRLAKAPILNPEIISVLNESVRYRDKLLEKEQNQLGLGISELTNLASAVIKENLDKVEILKKLSEASQIFLDLHHDQTTRRRKLITTTLDKKFVNIISDVKRDTYLFGENLGEKIKATKTAETSGLQVKRKEVNAIASTSRKYPNQGNWRGPPRTYYQYQFQHFQRAPRQGGPRPRYPHQQYRYRPPVPDRQAQSTRKPPNKTPKA; from the exons ATGGGAAAACGTAAACGTAAGGATAAAAATCGTCATTTAAAAGAAAAGATTAGGCGATTAGAAGATCGACTCAACCGTTGTTCATCATCAGACTCGGCAACAGACGAAG AATACAATAATTATGATGGGTACTACCCAGAACCGTACGATTACCCTCACAATCCAGGTAATGAAGACGAAGTGCCCCTAATACCGTGGTCTGATTCGGAACACTCGATTCCTGATACAACGCCTAAATCGGTGATCATGCAACCTACACCGATAGCGGACCCAGCTCTTAATGCCGGCGTACCCAGTAACGTCAATGAAACGGTATCGGCTGATCCCGGTATCACCACCGAGACCGATACATCACAAACATTGCCGTCTGATATATTAGAGGCCCTCGGGGACCCGAAGGGAAAAGAAGAAATATATGGGCCAAAAATACCTGATGAAATCTCTAAACGTTGGGGCCGGGTACTCGTTGATGGCCTAGTGAAAGATGCAAAGCAAAAACTGCCTGAAAAGCACCTGATACCGGATAACTTTCGTTTGGCCAAAGCTCCTATTTTAAATCCTGAGATTATATCGGTGCTTAACGAATCAGTCAGATATCGtgacaaattattagaaaaagagCAAAACCAACTGGGCCTAGGCATTTCTGAGCTCACAAATCTAGCTTCAGCGGTAATCAAAGAAAACTTAGATAAAGTCGAAATACTAAAGAAACTTTCTGAAGCTAGCCAGATTTTCCTAGACCTTCATCACGATCAGACCACTAGGAGAAGAAAACTCATAACCACAACTCTTGACAAAAAGTTTGTCAACATTATATCGGACGTAAAAAGGGATACCTACCTGTTTGGTGAAAACCTAGGGGAAAAAATAAAAGCCACAAAAACAGCGGAAACATCAGGGCTGCAAGTGAAGCGTAAAGAGGTCAACGCTATCGCGTCTACGTCTAGGAAATATCCCAACCAGGGAAACTGGAGGGGCCCACCCCGAACATACTACCAATACCAATTTCAACATTTTCAACGAGCACCCAGACAGGGTGGGCCGAGACCGCGCTACCCTCACCAGCAATACCGGTACCGTCCGCCAGTTCCCGATCGTCAAGCCCAATCGACGCGCAAGCCGCCCAACAAGACCCCAAAAGCCTAA
- the LOC134805481 gene encoding uncharacterized protein LOC134805481 isoform X1, with protein sequence MGNKQLNKKKTSRKRQLGRFQQTMELTKRRKLDNFTAEHDTISLDYIELQNMEMESPISSTTDIQSNDEATGSNILNPRIAQVDDTYRVPSILEEEDTHELQISFNVEEELPDKTVGRRIVAVSYHSIRFLAFYPIKDCMETIYINAIFHRQNRNFLVLFILQDGLFVTLTSRSHIVLFGAFRE encoded by the exons atgggtaacaagcaattgaataaaaagaagacatctcgaaaaagacaactcggaagattccaacaaacaatggaactaac gaaaagaagaaaattgGATAATTTCACAGCCGAACATGATACTATATCTTTAGACTACATCGA actgcaaaatatggaaatggaatctccgatttcatcaaccactgacattcaaagtaacga TGAGGCGACCGGCTCAAACATTTTGAACCCACGCATTGCACAGGTGGATGACACTTATCGGGTTCCTAGTATATTAGAGGAAGAAGATACCCATGAG ttacaaATATCGTTCAATGTGGAAGAAGAGCTTCCTGACAAAACCGTCGGTCGAAGAATTGTCGCAGTTAGTTACCATTCGATTCGATTCCTCGCATTTTATCCAATAAAAGATTGTAtggaaactatatacataaacgcaatatttcaccgacaaaatcgcaattttcttgttttgttcatacttcaagatggactctttgtgaccttgacgtcacggtcacatatcgttttgttcggggcgtttcgcgagtga
- the LOC134805481 gene encoding uncharacterized protein LOC134805481 isoform X2 — MGNKQLNKKKTSRKRQLGRFQQTMELTKRRKLDNFTAEHDTISLDYIELQNMEMESPISSTTDIQSNDEATGSNILNPRIAQVDDTYRVPSILEEEDTHEVGDSC; from the exons atgggtaacaagcaattgaataaaaagaagacatctcgaaaaagacaactcggaagattccaacaaacaatggaactaac gaaaagaagaaaattgGATAATTTCACAGCCGAACATGATACTATATCTTTAGACTACATCGA actgcaaaatatggaaatggaatctccgatttcatcaaccactgacattcaaagtaacga TGAGGCGACCGGCTCAAACATTTTGAACCCACGCATTGCACAGGTGGATGACACTTATCGGGTTCCTAGTATATTAGAGGAAGAAGATACCCATGAGGTAGGTGATTCATGCTAA